One part of the [Synechococcus] sp. NIES-970 genome encodes these proteins:
- the moaA gene encoding molybdenum cofactor biosynthesis protein A has protein sequence MAAPMNSVDYLRISLIDRCNFRCQYCVPEGAKLEYLTSPEQLQNHELLTLLAHVFIPLGFGKFRLTGGEPLLRPNLVDLVRAIAQLPGVEDLSMTTNAYLLADLAQDLHDAGLNRLNISLDSLNPDTFDRIIGNQGKSRWPQTWAGIQAAHRVGFEPLKLNVVVIPGVNDQEVLDLAALTGDRHWHVRFIEFMPIGNGDLFQERAWIPSAELRQWIREKWGLETAQVQGNGPADVFKIPGAKGTLGFISQMSECFCDRCNRMRLSADGWLRPCLLNEASQIDLKTLLRTGADLADIRATVGQLLQAKPEINFKMRDMGSATGQYGRTMSQIGG, from the coding sequence ATGGCGGCTCCCATGAACTCGGTGGATTATCTGCGTATTAGTTTGATTGATCGGTGTAATTTTCGCTGCCAGTATTGTGTGCCGGAAGGGGCTAAGCTTGAGTACCTCACCTCGCCAGAGCAATTACAGAACCATGAGTTGTTGACCCTACTTGCCCACGTCTTTATCCCCCTGGGCTTCGGTAAATTTCGTCTGACGGGGGGGGAACCGTTACTGCGTCCCAATCTAGTCGATTTGGTGCGGGCGATCGCCCAACTGCCTGGGGTCGAAGATCTTTCCATGACCACCAATGCCTACCTCCTCGCTGATCTCGCCCAAGATCTCCATGATGCAGGGTTAAATCGCCTCAATATTAGCCTCGATTCCCTTAACCCAGACACCTTCGATCGCATCATTGGCAACCAGGGAAAGAGCCGCTGGCCCCAAACCTGGGCAGGAATCCAAGCGGCTCACCGGGTTGGGTTTGAGCCGCTGAAACTGAATGTGGTGGTAATCCCTGGGGTCAATGATCAAGAAGTATTAGATTTGGCCGCCCTCACGGGCGATCGCCATTGGCATGTGCGCTTTATTGAGTTTATGCCCATTGGTAACGGTGATCTATTTCAAGAACGGGCCTGGATCCCCTCAGCAGAACTGCGGCAATGGATCCGCGAAAAATGGGGCCTAGAAACAGCCCAGGTCCAAGGAAACGGCCCAGCGGATGTGTTTAAAATTCCTGGGGCAAAGGGAACCCTCGGCTTTATTTCCCAGATGTCAGAATGCTTTTGCGATCGCTGTAATCGGATGCGGCTTTCGGCGGATGGTTGGCTGCGGCCCTGCCTGTTAAATGAGGCCTCCCAAATTGATCTGAAAACTTTATTACGCACCGGGGCAGATCTGGCAGACATTCGGGCTACTGTGGGGCAACTGCTTCAGGCAAAACCAGAGATTAACTTCAAAATGCGTGACATGGGCAGTGCCACGGGCCAATATGGTCGTACCATGTCCCAGATCGGTGGCTAG
- a CDS encoding rhomboid family protein — translation MTKPPESNQQVINRELRQQIYILGILLASFWGLEISDQLIFQNLWRGGLDVFGIVPRQPLGLRGVLFAPFLHGGFQHLIANTVPFAFLGWLVMLRRLEDFFIVTFFTMLVGGLGVWLIGAPNSVHIGASILIFGYLGFLLFRGYFQRDIPSVAVALLVFFFYGGVLWSVFPTMPGVSWEGHLFGLIGGAIAAKSLSTR, via the coding sequence ATGACTAAGCCCCCAGAGAGCAATCAACAGGTCATTAATCGAGAGTTGAGGCAACAGATCTACATTTTGGGAATTTTGCTGGCTAGTTTTTGGGGCCTAGAAATTAGTGACCAACTGATCTTCCAAAACCTCTGGCGGGGTGGCTTAGATGTGTTTGGCATTGTCCCCCGACAACCCCTGGGGCTGCGGGGGGTTCTCTTTGCGCCCTTTCTTCACGGAGGGTTCCAGCACCTCATTGCCAATACAGTCCCCTTTGCCTTTCTAGGCTGGCTGGTGATGCTCCGGCGTCTTGAAGATTTTTTTATCGTGACGTTCTTCACAATGCTAGTCGGCGGCCTGGGGGTGTGGCTCATTGGCGCGCCTAATTCTGTACATATCGGCGCCAGTATTCTTATTTTTGGCTACCTCGGCTTTTTGCTGTTCCGGGGCTATTTTCAGCGAGATATTCCTTCCGTTGCGGTCGCTCTGCTGGTGTTTTTTTTCTATGGCGGTGTACTCTGGAGCGTTTTTCCGACCATGCCTGGGGTCTCCTGGGAAGGCCATTTATTTGGGCTGATCGGAGGGGCGATCGCCGCCAAATCCCTCAGTACCAGATAA
- a CDS encoding hypothetical protein (conserved hypothetical protein), with amino-acid sequence MNFLRKKQLQQRLQQDPYYRLQSLEEVTLAASLGIKIDVNRATVDDWLRLPGISIHQGRSLVQLTSQGVQFYSIEDVAAALGISMQRLQPLEAILAFAYYAPELAPQQINVNQATLEALSIFGIEPAIAQQMIIERQRGPYRNIADLQARLNLSAAQVMAWLHQFRFS; translated from the coding sequence ATGAATTTTCTCCGGAAAAAACAACTCCAGCAACGACTACAGCAGGATCCTTACTACCGCTTGCAATCCCTCGAAGAGGTGACATTGGCGGCAAGCTTAGGGATCAAGATTGATGTAAACCGCGCTACGGTGGATGATTGGCTCCGGTTGCCGGGCATTTCGATCCACCAGGGGCGATCACTGGTGCAGCTCACCAGCCAGGGGGTGCAGTTCTATAGCATCGAAGATGTGGCGGCGGCCCTGGGCATTTCTATGCAGCGACTCCAGCCCTTGGAAGCAATTTTGGCATTTGCTTACTATGCCCCTGAGCTGGCGCCCCAGCAAATTAATGTCAACCAAGCGACCCTGGAAGCTTTGAGCATTTTTGGGATTGAGCCGGCGATCGCCCAACAGATGATCATCGAACGGCAGCGGGGTCCCTATCGCAATATTGCTGACCTCCAGGCCCGCTTAAACCTTTCGGCGGCACAGGTGATGGCTTGGCTGCACCAGTTTCGTTTTTCATGA
- a CDS encoding monooxygenase FAD-binding protein: MYRCDVLIVGAGPGGGHCARLLAKKGHKVLLLERYKDFGRNNFSSAGAPKEILSRFDLPEILVGSWWNKFIVVTTDHKRVWQSDNHQGCVLDFKKMRQFLADEVSDYGGEVWLGCRYIDHCEQNDALLVTIKNNLTNTKIEVMANVLVDATGATRRVMCGQMKKKPLFTTATGVEHLIEVDEKIYNTHAKALTFLLGHQWMPGGYSWVFPMEQNILKVGAGVYNKKHELVKEVKPLNHYIELLIQNYLQVEKYKLIDVHGETLKYNSGLQDIYNKGRIIAIGDAVSTVNWLGGEGIRHAMESAEIAHVFICQFLEGKINNFDGYQQQMKSTFLAKWNMCEKLANKKYTQDTDALINRVFSYLEGLKLEDVVDILFYYKFEKISKGLGAFVLRKLRSFFRKKIWGRQ; encoded by the coding sequence ATGTACAGATGTGATGTTTTAATAGTTGGTGCAGGGCCTGGAGGAGGTCATTGTGCTAGGTTATTAGCCAAAAAAGGACATAAAGTTTTATTACTAGAGCGATACAAAGATTTCGGTCGTAATAACTTTTCTAGTGCGGGAGCCCCAAAAGAAATCTTAAGTAGATTTGATCTCCCTGAAATCCTTGTTGGTAGTTGGTGGAATAAATTTATCGTTGTAACAACTGATCATAAGAGAGTGTGGCAATCAGATAATCACCAAGGTTGTGTTCTAGATTTTAAAAAAATGCGTCAATTTCTAGCTGATGAAGTCAGTGATTATGGAGGCGAAGTATGGCTCGGGTGTCGTTACATAGATCATTGCGAACAAAATGATGCCCTTTTAGTAACGATTAAAAATAATCTTACAAACACAAAAATCGAAGTAATGGCCAATGTTCTGGTTGATGCGACTGGGGCGACGCGACGGGTAATGTGCGGCCAAATGAAAAAGAAGCCTTTATTCACCACTGCTACAGGGGTAGAACATTTAATTGAAGTTGATGAAAAAATATACAATACACATGCAAAAGCACTAACTTTTTTGTTAGGGCATCAATGGATGCCTGGGGGATATTCTTGGGTGTTTCCTATGGAACAAAATATTCTTAAAGTTGGAGCAGGTGTCTATAATAAAAAACACGAACTGGTTAAAGAAGTAAAACCTCTCAATCATTATATTGAACTTTTAATCCAAAACTATTTACAGGTCGAAAAATATAAGCTCATTGACGTACATGGAGAAACCCTAAAGTATAATTCTGGCCTGCAAGATATTTACAACAAAGGCAGAATAATTGCAATTGGGGATGCTGTTTCTACCGTAAATTGGCTGGGAGGCGAAGGTATCCGCCATGCGATGGAAAGTGCAGAAATTGCCCATGTTTTTATTTGTCAATTTCTCGAAGGCAAAATAAATAATTTCGATGGTTATCAGCAACAGATGAAGTCTACTTTTTTGGCAAAGTGGAATATGTGTGAGAAGTTGGCCAACAAAAAATATACCCAAGATACTGATGCTCTCATAAACAGAGTTTTTTCTTACCTTGAAGGGCTAAAATTAGAAGATGTAGTTGATATTTTATTTTATTATAAATTCGAAAAAATCTCTAAGGGTTTAGGGGCTTTTGTTTTGAGAAAATTACGGTCGTTTTTTAGGAAAAAAATCTGGGGCCGTCAATGA